Proteins found in one Pseudorasbora parva isolate DD20220531a chromosome 11, ASM2467924v1, whole genome shotgun sequence genomic segment:
- the trim105 gene encoding tripartite motif containing 105 isoform X2, translated as MATSKTSLREDLTCAICFELFKEPVMLGCMHHFCRKCIVSYWKTVRCPVSCPQCRQEFPNKSFQTNFLVSGLVEKVRASYTPGSLKYLEQLKEHLESQRSLKEAYVSMIREDEDQMEKIRKMSAELQVRVHGEFQALHEFLRVEEEAMMEELKVEQEAMLQGLERHLAALQAAIRDTEQNISTLRQTHSCSDQSVLLELPELNSRSPLQELKIDLNNFRSKRIAPLQYTLWRKMFQHLNPGPAPLVFDEDTAHPSLQLSRNNTEVMESDRMLIYRCDAKRFLQCVNILATEGFQCGSHYWEVSVRNSPKWDVGVALESVNRRARARLCPESGYWTLRLRNGQYSAGTQPWTPLPVRASPRRIGVFLDCEDGRVSFYNADSMALLYSFSSGPRGRAFPFFSTCLSERGHKAQPLRILHFPYHCDS; from the exons ATGGCGACCAGCAAGACGAGTCTCAGAGAAGACCTGACATGTGCCATCTGCTTCGAGCTCTTCAAAGAGCCCGTAATGCTGGGCTGCATGCATCACTTCTGCAGGAAATGCATCGTATCGTACTGGAAGACGGTCCGCTGTCCTGTGTCCTGTCCTCAGTGCAGGCAAGAGTTTCCCAACAAAAGCTTCCAGACCAACTTCTTGGTATCCGGTTTGGTGGAGAAGGTCAGGGCCAGCTACACGCCTGGATCTCTCAAGTATCTGGAG CAATTAAAGGAGCATCTGGAGTCGCAGCGCTCCCTGAAAGAGGCCTACGTCTCAATGATCCGCGAGGACGAAGACCAGATGGAGAAAATAAGA AAAATGTCAGCTGAGCTGCAGGTGCGAGTGCACGGCGAGTTCCAGGCTCTGCATGAGTTCCTGCGGGTGGAggaggaggccatgatggaggAGCTGAAGGTGGAGCAGGAGGCGATGCTGCAGGGGCTGGAGCGGCACCTGGCGGCCCTACAGGCGGCCATTAGAGACACGGAGCAGAACATCAGCACACTCAGACAGACCCACAGCTGCTCAGACCAGTCTGTACTCCTGGAG CTGCCAGAATTGAATTCCAG ATCGCCTCTGCAAGAGCTGAAGATCGACCTGAATAACTTCAGGAGCAAGCGCATCGCTCCTCTCCAGTACACGCTGTGGAGAAAGATGTTCCAGCATTTGAATCCAG GCCCTGCTCCGCTGGTGTTTGATGAGGACACGGCTCACCCCAGTCTCCAGCTCTCCAGGAACAACACTGAGGTGATGGAGAGCGACCGAATGCTCATCTACAGGTGTGACGCCAAACGCTTCCTCCAGTGCGTCAACATCCTGGCCACTGAGGGCTTCCAGTGCGGCAGCCATTACTGGGAGGTGAGTGTGCGGAACAGCCCTAAATGGGACGTGGGCGTGGCCCTGGAGTCGGTGAACCGCAGAGCTCGTGCCAGGCTGTGTCCGGAGAGCGGGTACTGGACCCTGCGGCTGAGGAACGGCCAGTATTCGGCTGGCACTCAGCCCTGGACGCCTCTGCCCGTGCGCGCCTCGCCCCGCCGCATCGGGGTCTTCCTGGACTGTGAGGACGGCCGAGTGTCGTTCTATAATGCGGACTCTATGGCCCTGCTGTACTCGTTCTCCAGCGGGCCCCGGGGGCGAGCCTTCCCCTTCTTCAGCACCTGCCTCAGCGAGCGCGGACACAAAGCCCAGCCCTTACGCATCCTGCACTTCCCATACCACTGCGACAGCTGA
- the trim105 gene encoding tripartite motif containing 105 isoform X1 encodes MATSKTSLREDLTCAICFELFKEPVMLGCMHHFCRKCIVSYWKTVRCPVSCPQCRQEFPNKSFQTNFLVSGLVEKVRASYTPGSLKYLEKQLKEHLESQRSLKEAYVSMIREDEDQMEKIRKMSAELQVRVHGEFQALHEFLRVEEEAMMEELKVEQEAMLQGLERHLAALQAAIRDTEQNISTLRQTHSCSDQSVLLELPELNSRSPLQELKIDLNNFRSKRIAPLQYTLWRKMFQHLNPGPAPLVFDEDTAHPSLQLSRNNTEVMESDRMLIYRCDAKRFLQCVNILATEGFQCGSHYWEVSVRNSPKWDVGVALESVNRRARARLCPESGYWTLRLRNGQYSAGTQPWTPLPVRASPRRIGVFLDCEDGRVSFYNADSMALLYSFSSGPRGRAFPFFSTCLSERGHKAQPLRILHFPYHCDS; translated from the exons ATGGCGACCAGCAAGACGAGTCTCAGAGAAGACCTGACATGTGCCATCTGCTTCGAGCTCTTCAAAGAGCCCGTAATGCTGGGCTGCATGCATCACTTCTGCAGGAAATGCATCGTATCGTACTGGAAGACGGTCCGCTGTCCTGTGTCCTGTCCTCAGTGCAGGCAAGAGTTTCCCAACAAAAGCTTCCAGACCAACTTCTTGGTATCCGGTTTGGTGGAGAAGGTCAGGGCCAGCTACACGCCTGGATCTCTCAAGTATCTGGAG AAGCAATTAAAGGAGCATCTGGAGTCGCAGCGCTCCCTGAAAGAGGCCTACGTCTCAATGATCCGCGAGGACGAAGACCAGATGGAGAAAATAAGA AAAATGTCAGCTGAGCTGCAGGTGCGAGTGCACGGCGAGTTCCAGGCTCTGCATGAGTTCCTGCGGGTGGAggaggaggccatgatggaggAGCTGAAGGTGGAGCAGGAGGCGATGCTGCAGGGGCTGGAGCGGCACCTGGCGGCCCTACAGGCGGCCATTAGAGACACGGAGCAGAACATCAGCACACTCAGACAGACCCACAGCTGCTCAGACCAGTCTGTACTCCTGGAG CTGCCAGAATTGAATTCCAG ATCGCCTCTGCAAGAGCTGAAGATCGACCTGAATAACTTCAGGAGCAAGCGCATCGCTCCTCTCCAGTACACGCTGTGGAGAAAGATGTTCCAGCATTTGAATCCAG GCCCTGCTCCGCTGGTGTTTGATGAGGACACGGCTCACCCCAGTCTCCAGCTCTCCAGGAACAACACTGAGGTGATGGAGAGCGACCGAATGCTCATCTACAGGTGTGACGCCAAACGCTTCCTCCAGTGCGTCAACATCCTGGCCACTGAGGGCTTCCAGTGCGGCAGCCATTACTGGGAGGTGAGTGTGCGGAACAGCCCTAAATGGGACGTGGGCGTGGCCCTGGAGTCGGTGAACCGCAGAGCTCGTGCCAGGCTGTGTCCGGAGAGCGGGTACTGGACCCTGCGGCTGAGGAACGGCCAGTATTCGGCTGGCACTCAGCCCTGGACGCCTCTGCCCGTGCGCGCCTCGCCCCGCCGCATCGGGGTCTTCCTGGACTGTGAGGACGGCCGAGTGTCGTTCTATAATGCGGACTCTATGGCCCTGCTGTACTCGTTCTCCAGCGGGCCCCGGGGGCGAGCCTTCCCCTTCTTCAGCACCTGCCTCAGCGAGCGCGGACACAAAGCCCAGCCCTTACGCATCCTGCACTTCCCATACCACTGCGACAGCTGA